From the genome of Nocardia sp. NBC_01503, one region includes:
- a CDS encoding TetR/AcrR family transcriptional regulator, with translation MAKLAELLPLVRGSGPEDRNQSKVLDAALVAFLDFGIKRTSMVEVARRGGLSLATLYRRFAGKSDLIQAVGLRQARQFIADADAAVQAEIERDASAQDQIVALFIAFIESLRGNKLLVRLLATEPETVLPYLTVQGAPVIELGRDYLAEFITRLQAEGKLPEYDPLPLAEMIARNSLSLALTPQTVIPLDDEAALRRFAIDHVLPGFRIF, from the coding sequence ATGGCCAAGCTGGCCGAACTCCTGCCGCTCGTGCGCGGATCGGGTCCGGAGGATCGCAATCAGAGCAAGGTGCTCGACGCCGCATTGGTGGCCTTCCTCGACTTCGGAATCAAACGCACCAGCATGGTCGAGGTCGCCCGGCGCGGCGGTCTCTCCCTCGCCACACTCTATCGGCGATTCGCCGGCAAATCCGATCTGATCCAGGCGGTCGGCCTGCGCCAGGCCCGCCAGTTCATCGCCGACGCCGATGCCGCCGTGCAGGCCGAGATCGAGCGCGACGCCAGTGCCCAGGATCAGATCGTCGCCCTGTTCATCGCCTTCATCGAGAGCCTGCGCGGCAATAAGCTGCTGGTGCGCCTGCTCGCGACCGAACCCGAGACGGTGCTGCCGTATCTGACCGTGCAGGGTGCGCCGGTCATCGAATTGGGCCGCGACTATCTGGCCGAGTTCATCACCCGACTGCAAGCGGAAGGCAAACTCCCCGAATACGATCCGCTGCCGCTGGCGGAGATGATCGCCCGCAACTCGCTGTCGCTCGCGCTGACCCCGCAGACGGTGATCCCGCTCGATGACGAGGCCGCGCTGCGCCGCTTCGCCATCGATCACGTACTGCCGGGCTTCCGTATCTTCTGA
- a CDS encoding oxygenase MpaB family protein: MTRPVHAQPYGVESEPSIDIRQFIDGAAGLLGGAANVIMQLAHPPVGYGVVESPVESGNVMVHPIKRLRTTITYLAVALMGTEADREAYRAAVDTSHRQVRSKPGSAVKYNAFDPKLQLWVAACLYWGSKDLYERMHGPMNEADAEAFYQYSSRLGTTLQMRREMWPVDRVAFEAYWAENLAKTSIDPHIRAYFEDLIDLRMLPRPVGSAFGGIHRFFVTGLLPQHLRDEMGMTWTPRQDRLLARIMRTVGAAEELLPTPVRIFPINVYLMDMRLRCRLGLRLV, from the coding sequence ATGACCAGGCCAGTGCATGCTCAGCCGTACGGCGTCGAGAGCGAACCCTCCATTGATATTCGGCAGTTCATCGACGGGGCGGCGGGCCTGCTCGGCGGGGCCGCGAATGTGATCATGCAGCTCGCCCATCCCCCGGTCGGATACGGCGTGGTGGAGTCGCCGGTGGAGAGCGGCAACGTGATGGTGCATCCGATCAAACGATTGCGGACCACCATCACCTACCTCGCGGTGGCGCTCATGGGCACCGAGGCCGATCGGGAGGCGTATCGCGCGGCCGTCGACACTTCGCATCGGCAGGTGCGATCCAAGCCGGGAAGTGCGGTGAAGTACAACGCCTTCGACCCCAAATTGCAGTTGTGGGTGGCGGCCTGCCTGTACTGGGGCTCGAAGGACCTTTACGAGCGAATGCACGGCCCGATGAACGAGGCCGACGCCGAGGCCTTCTACCAGTACTCGTCGCGACTGGGGACGACCCTGCAAATGCGACGTGAGATGTGGCCCGTGGATCGCGTTGCGTTCGAAGCGTATTGGGCCGAGAACTTGGCCAAGACCTCCATCGATCCGCATATTCGCGCCTACTTCGAGGACCTCATCGATCTGCGCATGCTGCCGCGGCCGGTGGGGTCGGCCTTCGGCGGTATCCACCGCTTCTTCGTGACCGGGCTACTGCCGCAACATCTTCGGGACGAGATGGGCATGACCTGGACACCGCGGCAGGATCGACTGCTGGCACGGATCATGCGCACGGTCGGCGCCGCGGAGGAGCTGCTGCCCACTCCGGTGCGGATCTTCCCGATCAATGTGTATCTGATGGATATGCGCCTGCGCTGCCGACTCGGATTGCGGCTGGTCTGA
- a CDS encoding acyl-CoA synthetase — MSYRSPLLLSSLNPAAVAAGDDIPDAVTIDGVTLSRSDLLGAATSVAERVARADRVAVLARPTVKTVLAVVGCLIAGVTVVPVPPDAGSAELAHILRDSGAQAWLGDAPEGSDLPVVPVRAHARSWHTYAEPAPEAIAFILYTSGTTGAPKGVMLSRRAIAAGLDALAQAWGWTWNDVLVHGLPLFHVHGLILGVLGPLRVGSPLVHTGKPTPQAYAAAPGTIYFGVPTVWSRIAEEPDAAKELAKARILISGSAPLPVPVFERLRELTGHAPLERYGMSETMITLSTRPEGERRPGWVGTPLSGVQTRLVDEAGQVLPHDGESVGGLQVRGPMLFDGYLDKPEVTAENWTEDGWFKTGDVAVIDAEGFHRIVGRESVDLIKSGGYRIGAGEIETSLLGHPAVAETAVIGVPDTDLGQRIVAYVVLRDSTGDSVSQQLIDHVAGELSVHKRPREVRVVEALPRNAMGKVQKKLLG; from the coding sequence GTGTCCTACAGGTCGCCGCTACTGCTGAGCTCGCTGAATCCGGCCGCCGTCGCCGCCGGAGACGATATTCCCGATGCCGTCACCATCGACGGGGTGACCCTCTCGCGCAGTGATCTGCTGGGCGCGGCCACCTCCGTCGCCGAACGTGTCGCCCGGGCCGACCGGGTCGCGGTACTGGCCCGGCCGACCGTGAAAACCGTGCTGGCGGTGGTCGGTTGCCTCATCGCCGGCGTCACCGTGGTCCCGGTACCGCCGGATGCGGGTAGCGCGGAACTCGCGCACATACTGCGGGATTCGGGTGCGCAGGCATGGCTGGGCGATGCGCCCGAGGGTAGTGATCTACCGGTGGTGCCCGTGCGAGCACACGCGCGCTCCTGGCACACCTATGCCGAACCCGCGCCCGAGGCAATCGCTTTCATTCTCTACACCTCCGGGACCACCGGTGCGCCCAAGGGCGTCATGCTCAGCCGCCGGGCCATTGCCGCCGGGCTGGACGCACTCGCGCAAGCCTGGGGTTGGACGTGGAATGACGTTCTGGTGCACGGACTTCCGCTGTTCCACGTGCACGGTCTGATCCTCGGCGTACTCGGCCCGCTGCGCGTGGGTAGTCCGCTGGTGCACACCGGCAAGCCGACCCCGCAGGCGTACGCCGCCGCACCCGGCACCATCTACTTCGGGGTGCCGACGGTGTGGTCGCGAATCGCCGAAGAGCCGGATGCGGCAAAGGAATTGGCGAAAGCCCGGATTCTCATCTCGGGGAGCGCCCCGCTTCCGGTCCCGGTGTTCGAGCGGCTGCGCGAGCTCACCGGGCACGCGCCGCTGGAGCGATACGGTATGAGCGAGACCATGATTACGCTCTCCACCCGGCCGGAGGGCGAGCGGCGGCCCGGATGGGTGGGGACGCCGCTGTCCGGGGTGCAGACCCGGCTGGTCGACGAGGCCGGACAGGTACTGCCGCACGACGGGGAAAGCGTTGGCGGACTACAGGTTCGGGGGCCGATGCTGTTCGACGGATATCTGGACAAGCCGGAGGTCACCGCCGAGAACTGGACCGAGGACGGCTGGTTCAAGACCGGGGATGTGGCGGTCATCGATGCCGAGGGCTTCCATCGCATCGTCGGGCGCGAATCGGTGGACCTCATCAAATCCGGCGGGTACCGGATCGGAGCGGGGGAGATCGAGACCTCGCTGCTCGGACATCCGGCCGTGGCGGAGACCGCCGTCATCGGGGTGCCCGATACCGATCTGGGGCAGCGCATCGTCGCCTACGTCGTATTGCGGGACAGCACGGGCGATTCCGTATCGCAGCAGTTGATCGACCATGTGGCGGGCGAACTCTCGGTACACAAGCGACCGCGCGAGGTGCGGGTGGTGGAGGCGCTGCCGCGCAATGCCATGGGCAAGGTGCAGAAGAAGCTGCTCGGCTGA
- a CDS encoding PPOX class F420-dependent oxidoreductase — protein sequence MIATLTPAQIEYLAGQRLGRLATIRPDGSPQNNPVGFRYNAALGTIDIAGHSMGASQKFRNLSKEDRIAFVVDDVPSVDPWTVRCLEIRGTAQALRDVETYIPGGTPELIRITPERIIAFGID from the coding sequence ATGATCGCCACACTGACGCCCGCCCAGATCGAGTACCTCGCCGGTCAGCGCCTCGGACGGCTCGCCACCATCCGACCGGACGGGTCGCCGCAGAACAATCCGGTCGGGTTCAGGTACAACGCCGCGCTCGGCACCATCGATATCGCCGGACACAGTATGGGCGCGTCACAGAAGTTCCGGAACCTGAGCAAAGAGGACCGGATCGCCTTCGTCGTCGACGATGTGCCCTCGGTCGACCCGTGGACCGTGCGGTGCCTCGAAATCCGTGGCACCGCACAGGCTCTGCGGGATGTCGAAACCTATATCCCCGGTGGCACACCGGAGCTGATCCGCATCACCCCGGAGCGGATCATCGCCTTCGGTATCGACTAG
- the dapD gene encoding 2,3,4,5-tetrahydropyridine-2,6-dicarboxylate N-succinyltransferase: MSTQGAVAVGLATITDNGTVLDTWYPYPALGAVTDTGTKRLDASDVEYAKFAEAAGFDEARRVEVVVVRTGIADLAAAPVDTHDIYLRLQLLSHRLVRPHGLNLDGMFGLLANVAWTNYGPCSLEEFELTRLKLRARGPVTVYGVDKFPRMVDYVVPSGVRIADADRVRLGAHLASGTTVMHEGFVNFNAGTLGNSMVEGRISGGVVVGDGSDVGGGASIMGTLSGGGKQVISLGERCLLGANSGLGISLGDDCVVEAGLYVTAGTKVTLPDGAVIKASELSGKDNLLFRRNSVTGAVEAVARKGAGIELNAALHAND; the protein is encoded by the coding sequence TGAGTACTCAGGGAGCAGTAGCAGTCGGCCTCGCCACCATCACCGACAATGGAACGGTCCTGGACACCTGGTACCCGTATCCCGCGCTGGGTGCGGTGACCGATACCGGCACCAAGCGCCTGGACGCCTCCGATGTCGAGTACGCCAAGTTCGCCGAGGCCGCCGGGTTCGACGAGGCCCGCCGCGTCGAGGTGGTCGTGGTGCGCACCGGTATCGCCGATCTGGCCGCCGCGCCGGTCGATACGCACGATATCTACCTGCGGCTGCAACTGCTCTCGCATCGTCTGGTCCGGCCGCACGGCCTGAACCTGGACGGCATGTTCGGACTGCTCGCCAATGTGGCGTGGACCAATTACGGCCCGTGCTCGCTCGAGGAGTTCGAGCTGACCCGCCTGAAGCTGCGGGCGCGCGGTCCGGTGACCGTGTACGGCGTGGACAAGTTCCCCCGCATGGTGGATTACGTGGTGCCCTCGGGTGTGCGCATCGCGGACGCCGATCGGGTGCGCCTGGGTGCGCATCTGGCCTCCGGCACCACGGTCATGCACGAGGGTTTCGTGAACTTCAACGCCGGGACGCTCGGCAATTCCATGGTGGAGGGCCGCATTTCGGGTGGCGTCGTGGTCGGCGACGGCTCCGATGTCGGTGGCGGCGCGTCCATCATGGGCACCCTGTCCGGTGGCGGTAAGCAGGTCATCTCGCTCGGTGAGCGCTGCCTGCTGGGCGCGAACTCGGGTCTGGGCATTTCGCTCGGCGACGACTGCGTGGTGGAGGCGGGGCTGTACGTCACCGCGGGCACCAAGGTGACGCTGCCTGACGGCGCGGTCATCAAGGCGTCCGAGTTGAGCGGTAAGGACAATCTGCTCTTCCGCCGGAATTCGGTGACCGGTGCGGTGGAGGCGGTGGCGCGCAAGGGCGCCGGCATCGAGCTGAATGCCGCATTGCACGCCAACGACTGA